The Spirochaetota bacterium genome has a segment encoding these proteins:
- the cfpA gene encoding cytoplasmic filament protein CfpA: MLDQFPKGPNVFDPNIPSAVGSHESLAQEGRSKETEDKKFVNDLTNELMTRILTKLPPEVTDKLDIMGSIRDKIYNYINITYQNMMNRYIKTVEDEFLKKVRTFVDREENRQMARYTPREVVELLDKIAGPDKFHTGEVEKSIVNMYGHLHGHIQREVTEIEEKTNALLRQKTDVGALVRGQNAYAIMKGTFRNNPYNPIYVYDVKLSINILENELISPIYHYQVPLSLIIKEAIQHRIIELIDREIDRINENLIDQGKAELDKTEIIFEKIRQIENFTSDDKDDENSTRYTILAKKFIDKIEGLRAEIPPDEYDPLNIREVIKKIFDIENIRNRGYNSAVNVLTSILDTGKLGYQYINNFKNARVCVIKEYEEADPEKLPHESYRMKIAYYDQNQLVKLREEYDKHFEAFEREVRRLWQLVYQYYLKNKRKYNIKDFDDMVVKYMPRDWAKEYFEANAENGGDEVKWQELGFLNPDDTVVEESNPHYIPETDNLFRRIAFIKEILQKMHGAERPLERVILEERIEFILKRFGEFAYSLNPHHIQPGLVLELDITTIKRKQFILRQMAEVINEFLFQLSKGFTDVAFAQYTRRRSTVRTDIDQSFAQPEDKESVSEMAYKKASEAKSESKTEEPKVKGKADVSPKKAVEKLEEL, encoded by the coding sequence ATGTTGGATCAATTTCCAAAGGGTCCTAATGTTTTTGACCCAAATATACCAAGCGCAGTTGGTAGCCACGAAAGTTTAGCTCAGGAGGGGAGGTCTAAGGAAACAGAGGATAAGAAATTCGTTAATGATCTAACCAATGAACTGATGACTAGAATACTTACTAAACTACCCCCTGAAGTAACAGATAAGCTTGACATAATGGGAAGTATAAGAGATAAGATCTATAATTACATCAACATCACCTATCAAAATATGATGAATAGGTATATCAAGACGGTTGAAGATGAGTTCCTCAAGAAGGTAAGAACCTTCGTTGACAGGGAAGAGAACAGACAGATGGCACGATACACCCCCAGGGAGGTAGTTGAACTTCTTGACAAGATTGCAGGACCTGATAAGTTCCATACAGGTGAGGTAGAGAAATCCATTGTTAATATGTATGGACACCTACACGGTCACATTCAAAGAGAAGTAACAGAAATTGAAGAGAAAACTAACGCTCTACTCAGACAGAAGACAGATGTTGGTGCTTTAGTTAGAGGACAGAACGCCTATGCTATAATGAAGGGAACTTTCAGAAACAATCCCTACAATCCAATTTATGTATATGATGTTAAGCTTTCAATAAACATCCTTGAAAATGAGCTTATAAGTCCTATCTATCATTATCAAGTTCCTCTATCTCTCATAATAAAAGAAGCAATACAACATAGAATAATAGAATTAATTGACAGAGAAATTGATAGGATCAATGAAAACTTGATTGACCAAGGAAAAGCTGAGCTGGATAAGACCGAAATAATATTTGAAAAGATAAGGCAAATTGAAAACTTTACAAGCGATGATAAAGACGACGAAAACTCAACAAGATACACCATACTCGCTAAGAAGTTCATAGATAAAATAGAAGGACTACGAGCAGAGATACCACCTGATGAGTATGACCCCCTAAACATAAGAGAAGTAATAAAGAAGATATTTGATATTGAAAATATCAGGAATAGAGGATATAACTCCGCCGTTAATGTTTTGACTTCTATACTTGATACAGGCAAGTTAGGATACCAATATATTAATAACTTTAAAAACGCCAGAGTATGCGTCATAAAGGAATACGAGGAAGCCGACCCAGAAAAGCTACCACACGAGAGCTACAGAATGAAGATTGCTTATTACGATCAGAATCAGTTAGTCAAGCTTAGAGAAGAATATGACAAACATTTTGAGGCTTTTGAGAGAGAAGTAAGAAGATTATGGCAGTTAGTTTATCAATACTACCTAAAGAACAAAAGGAAATACAATATTAAAGATTTTGATGATATGGTAGTAAAATACATGCCAAGAGATTGGGCTAAGGAATACTTTGAGGCAAATGCTGAAAACGGTGGTGATGAAGTTAAGTGGCAAGAGTTAGGTTTCCTTAACCCTGATGATACAGTTGTTGAAGAAAGTAATCCTCATTACATACCTGAAACTGACAATCTATTTAGAAGAATTGCTTTTATAAAAGAAATACTCCAGAAGATGCATGGTGCGGAAAGACCATTAGAAAGAGTAATATTGGAAGAAAGAATTGAGTTTATACTAAAACGATTTGGAGAGTTTGCTTATTCTTTAAACCCACACCATATACAACCAGGACTAGTACTAGAACTTGATATAACGACAATAAAGAGAAAGCAGTTTATTCTCAGACAAATGGCTGAGGTCATAAATGAATTCTTATTCCAACTCTCTAAGGGCTTTACTGATGTTGCGTTTGCACAATACACTAGAAGAAGATCAACCGTTAGAACAGATATAGACCAATCCTTTGCTCAACCTGAAGATAAAGAAAGCGTCTCTGAAATGGCCTATAAAAAAGCTTCAGAAGCTAAATCAGAATCAAAAACTGAAGAACCAAAAGTAAAAGGCAAAGCTGATGTGTCTCCTAAAAAAGCAGTAGAAAAACTAGAAGAGTTATAA
- a CDS encoding prepilin-type N-terminal cleavage/methylation domain-containing protein yields the protein MNSRAFSLVEVMVVVMLSSVVFLVIYSLTSVGIRFFENFSKNFDFSINQFLRDVEFELLRADEFRVDGGVLEIRLGDTFIRYIQVSPSKDFSLLTIRKEIISRGVATKKTFTLRNVFELKMNKQPTSSRNKLYISILDVNGRYIYMGYIP from the coding sequence ATGAATAGTAGAGCGTTTTCACTAGTTGAAGTAATGGTGGTAGTAATGCTATCATCAGTTGTGTTTTTGGTTATTTATAGTCTAACTTCTGTGGGTATAAGGTTTTTTGAGAACTTTTCAAAAAATTTTGATTTTTCAATAAATCAATTCTTGAGGGATGTAGAGTTTGAGTTATTGAGAGCAGATGAGTTCAGAGTTGATGGAGGAGTACTTGAGATTAGGTTGGGTGACACATTTATTAGGTATATTCAAGTTTCACCGAGTAAAGATTTTTCACTTCTGACGATAAGGAAGGAGATAATCTCTCGAGGGGTAGCAACCAAAAAAACTTTTACTCTTAGAAATGTATTTGAGTTGAAGATGAACAAACAACCAACTTCATCTAGAAACAAGCTTTATATATCCATTCTAGATGTTAATGGCAGATATATATATATGGGATATATACCTTGA
- a CDS encoding OmpA family protein: MEGGKFLTNLFWDGTDNTGNVTVDDVYVVYADAEYVDGNKPVSPEIFVKVDATPPQARISFQPSVFSPDNDGVDDEVFFKINVSDDSDITGWSFKIWYPGAKRVFKEFKGTGTPPTEIIWDGIGDNGDLVDSAEEYPLSFEVSDKLGNKTSLRPAVLPTDILVEVTPYGYKIRVHSIEFAFGSAELTPKGAQIVRRVADKLKKFGGYRIRVEGHTDNVGSFDYNLRLSKARAESVKKELVKNGLASDRITTEGYSFERPIAPNDTEEGRARNRRVEFILIK; the protein is encoded by the coding sequence ATGGAAGGTGGTAAGTTCCTAACTAATCTCTTCTGGGATGGAACTGATAACACTGGTAATGTTACTGTGGATGATGTTTATGTTGTATATGCTGATGCAGAGTATGTTGATGGTAATAAACCCGTTTCACCTGAGATATTTGTTAAAGTTGATGCAACACCACCTCAAGCAAGAATCTCGTTTCAACCTTCTGTATTTTCACCTGATAATGACGGGGTTGATGATGAGGTGTTTTTCAAGATAAATGTTTCTGATGACTCTGATATAACTGGTTGGTCATTCAAGATTTGGTATCCTGGAGCGAAAAGGGTGTTTAAAGAGTTTAAAGGAACAGGAACTCCCCCTACAGAGATAATATGGGATGGAATAGGTGATAATGGTGATTTGGTTGATAGTGCTGAGGAATATCCTTTGAGTTTTGAAGTTTCTGACAAGCTTGGAAACAAAACTAGTTTAAGACCTGCTGTGCTTCCGACGGATATACTTGTGGAAGTTACACCTTATGGATATAAGATAAGAGTTCATAGTATAGAGTTTGCTTTTGGTAGTGCTGAACTTACACCGAAGGGTGCGCAGATTGTTAGAAGAGTAGCAGATAAACTTAAGAAGTTTGGTGGTTATAGAATAAGAGTTGAAGGGCATACTGATAATGTTGGATCCTTTGATTACAACTTGAGACTTTCAAAGGCAAGAGCAGAATCTGTAAAGAAAGAACTCGTTAAAAATGGACTTGCAAGCGATAGAATAACTACAGAAGGATACTCCTTTGAGAGACCTATCGCACCGAACGATACGGAAGAGGGTAGAGCAAGAAACAGAAGAGTTGAATTTATACTCATAAAGTAG
- a CDS encoding glycogen-binding domain-containing protein, translating to MKRLLAIIIATSLAVSLISCAPAGAKKAGDKKSKDKKAAKAEGGKGPVKAGKIVFSFNANEYGGASSVNLVGSFNGWNPTDPNYAMEDPDGDGIFEIEVEWDSGKYIYKYYIDGNWPKDMSELEQYLSPKPNEYVDDGFGGKNAVLVVE from the coding sequence ATGAAGAGATTGCTAGCGATAATCATTGCAACATCACTTGCAGTATCTCTAATCTCTTGTGCTCCTGCTGGAGCAAAGAAGGCCGGAGACAAAAAATCCAAAGATAAAAAAGCCGCAAAAGCAGAAGGCGGAAAAGGACCAGTAAAGGCTGGCAAGATAGTATTTTCATTCAATGCAAACGAGTATGGCGGTGCTTCATCTGTAAATCTAGTTGGCTCTTTTAACGGTTGGAACCCAACAGACCCAAACTATGCCATGGAGGATCCAGACGGTGACGGCATATTTGAAATAGAGGTCGAATGGGACTCTGGTAAATACATATACAAATACTATATTGACGGAAACTGGCCAAAGGATATGAGCGAATTGGAGCAATATCTTTCTCCTAAACCAAATGAGTATGTAGATGATGGTTTCGGTGGTAAGAACGCTGTTTTAGTAGTAGAATAA
- the sixA gene encoding phosphohistidine phosphatase SixA, with amino-acid sequence MSSVSRLIFLVQHGEAKSEDEDPERHLKDIGKEKTRKVADILYGMSLRPRVIVHSGKARARETAEIMAEVLKPEKGIVEEKGLSPLDDPSSWARRLESEQGVMIVGHLPYLSKLTSLLLIGNQDVEIVKFTYSSCLVIVKEEKFRISLFITPEV; translated from the coding sequence ATGAGTAGTGTAAGTAGATTAATATTTTTAGTTCAACATGGTGAGGCAAAATCGGAGGATGAGGATCCCGAGAGACATCTGAAAGACATAGGTAAGGAGAAAACTAGAAAGGTTGCTGATATACTTTATGGTATGTCTCTAAGACCAAGAGTTATAGTTCATAGTGGAAAAGCAAGGGCAAGGGAGACTGCTGAGATTATGGCAGAGGTTCTGAAACCAGAGAAAGGTATTGTAGAGGAAAAAGGATTATCTCCTCTTGATGACCCTTCAAGTTGGGCTAGACGACTTGAGAGTGAGCAGGGAGTTATGATAGTAGGGCATCTTCCTTATCTATCAAAACTCACTTCACTGTTATTAATAGGTAATCAGGATGTTGAAATTGTGAAGTTCACATACTCTTCTTGTTTGGTGATTGTCAAAGAAGAGAAGTTTAGAATATCTTTGTTCATAACACCTGAGGTGTAG
- a CDS encoding gamma-glutamylcyclotransferase, producing the protein MNERVFVFGTIRKDQPRHYLLGNAKFIDYAILEGFELYYIYNMFPGIVEGNGKVIGEVYELPEDDLYKLDEAEDAVSIKNIEIGLSRRVKVKVKTQSGQTLDAWCYVFIQDIEDSPKIPSGDWVEFSKSINQ; encoded by the coding sequence ATGAATGAAAGGGTTTTTGTCTTTGGGACGATCAGAAAAGATCAACCTAGACATTACCTTCTAGGTAATGCAAAGTTTATTGACTACGCAATTCTTGAAGGATTTGAACTATATTACATCTATAATATGTTCCCTGGAATTGTTGAAGGCAATGGTAAAGTCATTGGAGAAGTCTATGAATTACCCGAAGATGACTTATATAAACTTGATGAAGCAGAAGATGCAGTGAGTATAAAAAACATCGAAATAGGCTTGTCAAGAAGAGTTAAAGTCAAAGTTAAAACACAAAGTGGTCAGACTTTAGATGCGTGGTGTTATGTATTTATCCAGGACATTGAAGACTCTCCAAAAATACCTTCTGGCGACTGGGTTGAATTCTCAAAAAGCATTAACCAATAA
- a CDS encoding VacB/RNase II family 3'-5' exoribonuclease — protein sequence MGKRKKGATLKKSIGRKLEDLSKSELLVEISKRKKLPWLKEEIFEDNPLLDIVLVLRKYKIKHRFSKASLKEAKRISQSVNGSDLKGRIDLRDELIFTIDGEDAKDFDDAVSLEINNNYYILGVHIADVSYYVKSGSPLDREAFERGNSTYLIDVVFPMLPFELSNGICSLNPNVDRLTVSVEMWINKKTLEVDKFDIFESVIRSKYRLTYNYVEKVLDDPSIERDERLAYTLLNMWDLAKKLHDNRIAKGGIDFNFKETKIYLDESGNPIDFKVYPRLKSERLIEEFMLMANKTVAKFLSDKGPTIFRIHEEPDYENIQNISNIVSLFGFRLPPVEEVRSVHLQEVIMNVSQKEYEEFVNYIILRSMKQARYDTDNIGHYGLDFEHYTHFTSPIRRYPDLVIHRLVKFVLNNKKKRPKSLSLKKLKWIADHCSETERESVSAERFIAKLKGIRYVKKYPDEVFDAIVSGFKEDGIFVQIIKNGVEGFVKIEDLGDEFVYDAKTNSFLSRKSGDSLSVGHKIKVKLKEYSLVKGFLDFIIIRDE from the coding sequence ATGGGAAAGAGAAAGAAAGGTGCTACATTAAAGAAGAGCATAGGTAGAAAACTTGAGGATCTCTCAAAGTCAGAACTTTTGGTAGAGATATCAAAGAGAAAGAAATTGCCTTGGCTTAAGGAAGAGATATTTGAAGACAATCCTTTACTTGATATCGTTTTAGTCTTGAGAAAGTATAAGATAAAGCACCGATTTTCAAAGGCTTCTTTGAAAGAAGCGAAGAGGATAAGCCAGTCTGTTAATGGTTCAGACTTAAAGGGTAGAATAGACTTGAGGGATGAGTTGATATTTACGATAGATGGTGAAGATGCGAAGGATTTTGATGATGCTGTGTCTCTTGAGATTAATAACAACTACTACATTCTTGGTGTTCATATAGCAGATGTTTCATATTATGTTAAGTCGGGCTCTCCGCTTGATAGGGAAGCTTTTGAACGAGGGAATTCTACCTATCTCATAGATGTCGTTTTCCCAATGCTTCCATTTGAACTCTCCAACGGTATATGTAGTCTAAACCCTAATGTTGATAGACTTACAGTTTCTGTTGAAATGTGGATAAACAAGAAGACACTTGAAGTTGATAAATTTGATATATTTGAGTCTGTTATAAGAAGTAAGTATAGACTTACTTATAATTATGTTGAAAAAGTCCTTGATGATCCTAGTATTGAGAGGGATGAAAGACTTGCGTATACGCTTCTCAATATGTGGGATCTTGCCAAAAAACTTCACGATAATAGGATAGCCAAAGGTGGTATTGATTTTAACTTTAAAGAAACGAAGATATACCTTGATGAGAGTGGAAATCCTATTGATTTCAAAGTCTATCCAAGACTAAAGTCTGAAAGATTGATAGAAGAATTTATGTTGATGGCTAACAAAACGGTAGCAAAATTTCTTTCTGACAAGGGACCTACAATATTTAGAATACATGAAGAACCTGATTATGAGAATATACAAAACATATCAAATATTGTGTCACTTTTCGGTTTTAGACTACCACCAGTTGAAGAAGTTCGTTCTGTGCATCTACAAGAGGTAATAATGAATGTTTCGCAGAAGGAGTATGAGGAGTTTGTGAATTACATTATCTTGAGGTCTATGAAACAGGCTAGATACGACACTGATAATATTGGACACTATGGACTTGATTTTGAACATTATACTCACTTTACTTCTCCTATAAGGAGATACCCAGACCTTGTCATTCATAGACTTGTTAAATTTGTCTTGAACAACAAAAAGAAGAGACCTAAATCACTTTCGCTTAAGAAACTAAAATGGATAGCAGATCACTGCTCTGAAACTGAGAGAGAATCTGTTTCTGCTGAAAGGTTTATTGCTAAGCTAAAGGGTATAAGGTATGTTAAGAAGTATCCAGATGAGGTATTTGATGCTATTGTATCGGGGTTTAAAGAAGATGGTATTTTCGTTCAGATTATAAAGAATGGTGTTGAGGGTTTTGTTAAGATTGAGGACCTTGGAGATGAGTTTGTCTATGATGCCAAGACAAATAGTTTTTTGTCTCGGAAAAGCGGTGATTCTTTGAGCGTTGGACACAAAATAAAGGTTAAACTCAAAGAATACTCTTTAGTAAAAGGATTCCTAGATTTTATAATTATCAGGGATGAATAG
- a CDS encoding GNAT family N-acetyltransferase, which produces MLDIVRCSDFSRDTLLEISYKVSDLIIISSQELFEVLFGDDMKNVVRDLFLAKGNLYSYENTWVAIERDQIVGVMVLFTQKDFFVKGLRMGLKILSCMGPRTFLKIPLLLKSSSLLLPIPKGSIYLSNISVLPEYRRRGLGREMLKYVSNYAKLLKCNKVVLDVGVENDVALRLYESEGFKVVAQTKSVKINTHTFCFYRMEKEIGI; this is translated from the coding sequence GTGCTTGATATTGTAAGATGTAGTGATTTTTCAAGGGATACTTTACTTGAGATTAGTTATAAGGTTTCTGACCTTATTATTATCAGTTCTCAAGAGCTTTTTGAAGTTCTATTTGGAGATGATATGAAAAATGTTGTAAGAGATTTGTTTCTTGCTAAGGGAAACCTTTACAGTTATGAGAACACATGGGTTGCTATTGAAAGGGATCAAATTGTTGGGGTGATGGTTTTGTTTACCCAAAAGGATTTTTTCGTCAAGGGTTTGAGGATGGGACTTAAAATTCTGTCTTGTATGGGACCGAGAACATTTCTAAAGATACCTTTACTCTTGAAATCTTCTTCTCTTCTTCTACCTATACCTAAAGGGAGTATATACTTAAGCAACATATCTGTTCTTCCAGAATATAGAAGAAGAGGTTTAGGAAGAGAAATGCTAAAATATGTTTCAAACTACGCTAAATTATTGAAGTGCAATAAAGTTGTTTTAGATGTAGGTGTTGAGAATGATGTTGCTTTAAGACTCTATGAAAGTGAGGGGTTCAAGGTGGTAGCACAGACCAAGTCAGTAAAGATTAATACACATACCTTTTGTTTTTATAGAATGGAGAAAGAGATAGGAATTTGA
- a CDS encoding penicillin-binding protein activator LpoB — protein sequence MHKSVSFLRGIITVSVSILMVFIFGQIAFSRLGSGDSIYTPQSGSSVKDYDADPSIKWRNYEEIKNEIKDNISRIGLSPKGGKKKMVVYVWDFDNKSGYRVGSHKIKDDISTLLLETDKFKLIEDAIVEAALKEMNLSGTGLIDKSNVKELGKRIGIDYIVYGSINNNQLAGGEPNISLVLKTIDVETTEVVWSYEIGMNRRDYKTSLDAVIDESIFRHQYSLAREWDRINKESIESYGKPITTISVFFVNAGRGIDDSAVVDKMTSALIQARIPNLKVIDRANLSRVIEQISKEGYEESAFFRTKKEFGKFYGVDAFLYGVVVRDPSTGKTELNLKLAMVESVTVDWGRKFQSEMTSAEREAIGKIQQKEFSENVSKTVSATAGAVGEFLGFILSAPGIGVRLSGGWLGGFTTPAMTSKSLYNNNDIFKDSLQLSSFNVSIDFFRLRIWRKTYIDTGIKFWIGSYTTSEDEGQLRSASFNGRLPYISLRNIVDDVFFVRASLMPLIDGISVISSKVSYNYPYTYGYYIYTISNTVEVKVPDPNATYSSSSPLNWPFEFETGVSLAEGGPPYLSIVFGLWFPGEYGNNKSDLEWEFGINMVVPIFWWHPFSFLYDKYLENL from the coding sequence ATGCATAAAAGCGTTTCCTTTCTAAGGGGAATCATTACAGTATCAGTTTCTATACTCATGGTGTTTATTTTTGGACAGATAGCATTTTCAAGACTAGGTTCTGGTGATAGCATATATACACCACAATCCGGAAGTAGTGTCAAGGATTATGATGCTGATCCATCCATTAAATGGAGGAACTATGAAGAGATAAAAAACGAGATTAAGGATAATATATCTAGGATAGGCTTATCTCCGAAGGGTGGCAAGAAGAAGATGGTGGTATATGTATGGGATTTTGATAATAAGAGTGGATATAGAGTAGGTTCTCATAAGATTAAGGATGATATTTCTACTTTGCTTTTAGAGACAGACAAGTTTAAACTTATTGAGGATGCGATTGTTGAAGCGGCGCTAAAAGAAATGAATTTGTCCGGTACAGGTCTCATTGATAAGTCAAATGTTAAAGAACTCGGTAAGAGAATAGGCATAGACTATATAGTATATGGTTCTATAAATAACAACCAACTTGCTGGTGGTGAGCCTAATATATCCCTTGTCTTAAAGACCATAGATGTTGAAACAACGGAAGTAGTTTGGTCCTATGAGATAGGCATGAACAGAAGAGACTACAAAACGAGTTTGGATGCTGTCATTGATGAGAGTATTTTCAGGCATCAGTATTCACTCGCTAGAGAATGGGATAGAATAAATAAAGAAAGTATAGAGTCTTATGGGAAGCCTATAACAACTATATCAGTGTTTTTTGTTAATGCAGGAAGAGGTATAGATGATAGTGCAGTTGTTGATAAGATGACCAGTGCTTTAATACAAGCTAGGATACCAAATCTAAAAGTAATAGACAGAGCAAATTTGAGTAGAGTTATAGAGCAAATAAGTAAAGAAGGATACGAAGAGTCTGCATTTTTTAGGACCAAGAAGGAGTTTGGAAAGTTTTACGGTGTTGATGCATTTCTGTATGGAGTTGTTGTTAGGGATCCTTCTACTGGTAAAACTGAACTTAACCTTAAACTTGCTATGGTAGAGAGTGTTACGGTTGATTGGGGTAGAAAGTTTCAGTCGGAAATGACTTCTGCGGAGAGAGAGGCAATAGGTAAGATTCAGCAGAAGGAGTTTTCTGAAAATGTTTCAAAAACTGTAAGTGCTACTGCTGGTGCGGTAGGTGAGTTTTTAGGTTTCATTCTTTCTGCACCTGGGATTGGTGTTAGGTTGAGTGGTGGATGGCTTGGAGGCTTTACTACTCCGGCGATGACTTCAAAATCTCTATATAACAATAATGATATATTCAAGGATAGCCTACAATTATCATCTTTCAACGTGTCTATAGACTTTTTCAGGTTGAGAATATGGAGAAAAACTTATATTGACACAGGTATTAAATTCTGGATTGGTAGCTATACTACCTCAGAAGACGAGGGTCAACTTAGATCTGCTAGTTTTAATGGAAGATTACCATATATTTCTCTCAGAAATATTGTAGATGATGTTTTTTTTGTGAGAGCATCGCTTATGCCATTGATCGATGGTATATCAGTAATATCTTCAAAGGTATCTTATAATTATCCTTATACATATGGATATTACATTTATACTATCTCAAACACTGTTGAAGTAAAAGTTCCTGATCCTAACGCAACATATTCTAGTTCTAGCCCGTTGAACTGGCCTTTTGAGTTTGAGACAGGTGTCTCACTTGCTGAAGGAGGTCCGCCATATTTATCAATTGTTTTTGGTTTGTGGTTCCCTGGCGAGTACGGAAATAACAAGAGTGATCTGGAGTGGGAATTTGGAATAAATATGGTAGTACCAATATTCTGGTGGCATCCATTTTCTTTCTTGTATGATAAATACTTAGAGAACCTATAA